From a single Entelurus aequoreus isolate RoL-2023_Sb linkage group LG12, RoL_Eaeq_v1.1, whole genome shotgun sequence genomic region:
- the LOC133662936 gene encoding uncharacterized protein LOC133662936: MWLFQEILHTLDSIMWLFQEILPTLEQHHVAVPGNTPHPEEPHVSVPGNTPHPGTASFAWNSIICLFQEITTTMERILWLFQEILPTLKQHHMAVPGNTPHTGTASCGFSRKYSPPWRASCDCSRKYSPPWNSIMWLFQEILPTLKNLMFLFQEILPTLEQHHLPVPRNNHHHGTHLVAVPGNTPHPEEPHVTVPGNTPHPGTASFACSKK, translated from the coding sequence ATGTGGCTGTTCCAGGAAATACTCCACACCCTGGACAGCATCATGTGGCTGTTCCAGGAAATACTCCCCACCCTGGAACAGCATCATGTGGCTGTTCCAGGAAATACTCCCCACCCTGAAGAACCTCATGTTTCTGTTCCAGGAAATACTCCCCACCCTGGAACAGCATCATTTGCCTGGAACAGCATCATTTGCCTGTTCCAAGAAATAACCACCACCATGGAGCGCATCTTGTGGCTGTTCCAGGAAATACTCCCCACCCTGAAACAGCATCATATGGCTGTTCCAGGAAATACTCCCCACACTGGAACAGCATCATGTGGCTTTTCCAGGAAATACTCCCCACCCTGGAGAGCATCATGTGACTGTTCCAGGAAATACTCCCCACCCTGGAACAGCATCATGTGGCTGTTCCAGGAAATACTCCCCACCCTGAAGAACCTCATGTTTCTGTTCCAGGAAATACTCCCCACCCTGGAACAGCATCATTTGCCTGTTCCAAGAAATAACCACCACCATGGAACGCATCTTGTGGCTGTTCCAGGAAATACTCCCCACCCTGAAGAGCCTCATGTGACTGTTCCAGGAAATACTCCCCACCCTGGAACAGCATCATTTGCCTGTTCCAAGAAATAA